A portion of the Juglans microcarpa x Juglans regia isolate MS1-56 chromosome 1D, Jm3101_v1.0, whole genome shotgun sequence genome contains these proteins:
- the LOC121241783 gene encoding UDP-glycosyltransferase 76B1-like has product MENVGGKCNGAMQQRAGRRVVLFPVPLQGHISPMLQLANILYSRGFSITIIHTCFNSPNHSKHTNFTFHSIPDGLLESEASTADITAFLSLLNANCVTPFRDCLAKLLSDSSDEPVACVITDAIWHFTQAVADSFKLPRIVLRTSNVSSFLAFGSLLLMQEKGYLPIQESRLEAPWTDRPPLKFKDIPAINTRNPEDFYRVLSGMFKETKVSSGLIWNSLEDLEQSELISFGQDFPIPVFPIGPLHKYFPASSSSLVTQDQSCLSWLNTQGPRSVLYVSFGSLAAFDGSQFAEIAWGLANSKQPFLWVVRPGLVRGSEWLEALPSGFLEAINGRGHIVKWAPQLEVLAHPATGGFCSHNGWNSTLESICEGVPMICLPNFGDQLVNARYVSHVWKIGIHLENRLERGEIEKAIRRLLLGTEGKEMRDRIVNLKEKVYLSLRHGGSSYQALDSLISHISSF; this is encoded by the exons ATGGAGAACGTCGGAGGAAAGTGCAACGGGGCCATGCAACAAAGGGCGGGCCGCCGGGTGGTTCTTTTCCCGGTGCCTTTGCAGGGCCACATAAGCCCCATGCTTCAGCTTGCAAACATCCTCTACTCCAGAGGTTTTTCCATCACCATAATACACACCTGCTTCAATTCTCCCAACCATTCCAAGCACACCAACTTCACCTTCCATTCAATTCCCGACGGCTTATTGGAAAGCGAAGCATCCACGGCAGATATCACCGCGTTCCTCTCGCTCCTTAATGCCAACTGTGTCACGCCTTTTCGTGATTGCTTGGCTAAGTTGTTGTCCGATTCTTCTGATGAACCCGTTGCTTGCGTGATTACCGATGCCATTTGGCACTTTACCCAAGCAGTCGCCGACAGCTTCAAGCTCCCAAGGATCGTGCTACGGACTAGTAATGTCTCTTCATTTCTCGCTTTCGGCAGCCTCCTACTTATGCAGGAAAAGGGTTACCTCCCCATTCAAG AGTCGCGACTAGAAGCGCCGTGGACAGATCGTCCACCACTTAAATTCAAAGACATTCCGGCGATTAACACGCGCAATCCAGAGGACTTTTATCGAGTATTATCTGGCATGTTTAAAGAAACTAAGGTCTCCTCGGGACTAATTTGGAACTCACTTGAAGACCTTGAGCAATCCGAGCTGATCTCATTCGGCCAGGATTTTCCCATTCCGGTGTTTCCAATTGGCCCATTACACAAGTACTTTCCAGCCTCGTCAAGTAGCCTGGTAACACAAGACCAAAGTTGCCTTTCCTGGCTAAACACGCAAGGACCCAGATCCGTACTCTATGTGAGCTTTGGGAGTCTTGCGGCCTTTGATGGATCCCAATTTGCGGAGATAGCTTGGGGGCTAGCCAACAGCAAGCAACCCTTCCTGTGGGTGGTTCGACCGGGGTTAGTCCGTGGCTCAGAGTGGCTCGAAGCATTGCCCTCTGGGTTCCTAGAGGCGATTAATGGGAGGGGACACATTGTGAAATGGGCTCCACAACTGGAAGTGCTGGCTCATCCTGCCACGGGAGGATTTTGTAGTCACAATGGATGGAATTCGACATTGGAGAGTATATGTGAAGGGGTTCCCATGATTTGTTTGCCTAATTTTGGTGACCAACTGGTAAATGCCAGATACGTGAGCCATGTTTGGAAAATTGGGATCCATTTAGAGAATAGGCTAGAGAGAGGAGAGATAGAGAAGGCAATTAGAAGGCTCCTGCTGGGGACTGAAGGCAAGGAGATGAGAGACAGGATTGTGAATCTGAAGGAAAAAGTTTATCTTTCTCTAAGGCATGGGGGTTCTTCATATCAAGCCCTAGACAGCTTGATCAGTCACATTTCTTCGTTCTAG